The following coding sequences lie in one Lolium perenne isolate Kyuss_39 chromosome 2, Kyuss_2.0, whole genome shotgun sequence genomic window:
- the LOC127336151 gene encoding uncharacterized protein, which produces MCRRIKIAREMVICSGTGSTSAVLLLPVLAVLVALALLVPAPASAAGVAGASVRAVQLEALLEFKKGVVEDPLGTLSDWTVRAGGVPRHCNWTGIACDGAGRVTSIQLLETGLQGTLTPFLANISTLQVLDLTSNAFAGPIPPQLGRLGELEGLILTVNGFTGGIPPELGDLGSLQLLDLSNNSLSGEIPSRLCNCSAMWALGLEFNNLTGQIPSCIGDLSNLEIFQTYVNNLHGELPPSFAKLTKLKTLDLSANNLSGPLPPEIGEFSHLWIVQLFQNSFSGEIPPGLGRCKNLTLLNIYSNRFTGAIPRELGELENLKALRLYDNELSSAIPSSLGRCKSLVTLQLSRNKLTGSIPPELGELRSLQSLSLHANRLTGTIP; this is translated from the coding sequence ATGTGTAGGAGGATTAAAATTGCACGTGAAATGGTGATCTGTAGTGGCACTGGTTCTACTTCAGCAGTACTACTGCTGCCCGTTCTCGCGGTGTTAGTGGCCCTGGCATTGCTCGTTCCGGCGCCGGCCTCGGCCGCCGGCGTGGCGGGTGCGTCGGTGCGGGCCGTGCAGCTGGAGGCTTTGCTGGAATTCAAGAAGGGCGTCGTCGAGGACCCGCTCGGCACGCTGTCCGACTGGACGGTGCGGGCAGGCGGCGTGCCGCGGCACTGCAACTGGACCGGCATCGCCTGCGACGGCGCGGGCCGCGTCACGTCCATCCAGCTGCTCGAGACCGGTCTCCAAGGCACCCTCACGCCGTTCCTCGCCAACATCTCCACGCTCCAGGTCCTCGACCTCACCTCCAACGCCTTCGCCGGCCCCATCCCGCCGCAGCTCGGCCGGCTCGGCGAGCTCGAGGGGCTCATCCTCACCGTCAACGGCTTCACCGGCGGCATCCCGCCCGAGCTCGGCGACCTGGGCAGCCTGCAGCTGCTGGACCTCTCCAACAACTCCCTCAGCGGCGAAATCCCCAGCCGCCTCTGCAACTGCTCCGCGATGTGGGCGCTCGGCCTCGAGTTCAACAACCTCACCGGCCAAATCCCCTCCTGCATCGGCGACCTCTCCAACCTCGAGATATTCCAGACGTACGTGAACAATCTCCACGGCGAGCTGCCGCCGTCGTTCGCGAAGCTCACGAAACTCAAGACGCTGGACCTCAGCGCCAATAACTTGTCCGGCCCGCTTCCGCCGGAGATTGGCGAATTCTCGCACCTCTGGATCGTCCAGCTGTTCCAGAACAGCTTCTCCGGCGAAATACCGCCAGGGCTCGGCCGGTGCAAGAACCTGACGCTGCTCAACATATACAGCAACAGGTTCACCGGCGCGATCCCTCGCGAGCTCGGCGAGCTGGAGAACCTGAAGGCGCTGCGTCTATACGACAACGAGCTATCATCGGCGATCCCGAGCTCACTCGGGCGGTGCAAGTCTCTGGTGACGCTCCAGCTCTCGCGAAACAAATTGACCGGATCGATCCCGCCGGAGCTCGGTGAGCTCCGATCGCTCCAGTCACTGTCGCTCCATGCCAACCGGCTCACCGGAACGATTCCATAA